Proteins from one Podospora pseudocomata strain CBS 415.72m chromosome 4, whole genome shotgun sequence genomic window:
- a CDS encoding hypothetical protein (EggNog:ENOG503PNQF; COG:S) produces the protein MPRQPTFQSSITKFSAKPPGHDAARQRENQRRHRARVKGRICDLEAALASTQSKLDDALKQIEELHAEISRLRALQPPTLQANETSSLITWHAGVDSSDIQESFNDINDVPEPMPDSPIPASPQSTAAIEDSNNDGPLLPPTHPDESTITCRDAYAIIKDRNTSDLDSETMNQWLKPGFRRAAVPGSGCRIETHPAIGQRAEAPGVGLDINLQDLSRVIFPVAPHTTTTRMTHFNPLGHISIGVRDYVVSRAFYTAVLAPLGLRLVYDSGPVSDPSTGKVRTLGYGPDEEHELLNIFEHQDAATPGPGFHIAFNAPTRQAVVDFHAKAIEFGGTDNGTPGVREHYGRNYFAAFVVDPDGWRLEAVCKVPLEQEEPSETRR, from the exons CAGCGAGAGAACCAGCGACGTCATCGTGCCAGAGTCAAAGGGCGTATATGTGATTTGGAGGCCGCATTGGCCAGTACCCAAAGCAAACTAGACGATGCGCTGAAGCAGATCGAGGAGCTCCATGCCGAAATCTCCCGACTACGTGCTCTCCAGCCTCCCACCCTCCAAGCCAACGAAACGTCAAGCTTGATCACCTGGCACGCTGGCGTCGATTCATCAGACATCCAAGAGAGCTTTAATGATATCAACGATGTCCCAGAGCCGATGCCGGACAGTCCTATACCGGCGTCACCCCAATCTACCGCCGCCATTGAAGACTCGAATAACGATggccctcttcttcccccaaCACATCCTGATGAATCAACCATTACCTGTCGTGACGCCTATGCTATAATAAAGGACCGGAACACATCAGACTTAGACTCGGAGACGATGAACCAATGGCTTAAACCCGGATTTCGGCGAGCTGCAGTCCCTGGATCTGGCTGTCGGATCGAAACACAT CCTGCAATTGGCCAACGAGCAGAAGCACCTGGGGTGGGGCTCGACATCAACCTTCAGGATTTATCTCGCGTGATCTTCCCGGTTGCACCGCATACAACAACTACCAGAATGACACACTTCAACCCTCTAGGTCACATCTCTATCGGGGTGCGTGACTATGTTGTCTCCCGGGCCTTTTACACGGCGGTTCTGGCGCCTCTCGGCCTCCGACTCGTGTACGACAGCGGACCTGTTTCCGACCCATCCACCGGCAAAGTCCGAACACTTGGGTACGGCCCGGACGAAGAGCATGAGCTTCTCAACATCTTCGAGCACCAGGACGCCGCCACCCCGGGACCGGGGTTCCACATCGCCTTCAATGCGCCGACCAGACAAGCTGTCGTCGATTTTCATGCGAAAGCAATCGAGTTTGGGGGCACTGACAATGGGACACCTGGAGTGAGGGAGCACTATGGGAGGAATTATTTCGCTGCCTTTGTCGTTGATCCAGATGGTTGGAGGCTGGAAGCCGTTTGCAAGGTTCCCCTTGAGCAAGAAGAGCCTTCTGAGACAAGACGTTAG
- a CDS encoding hypothetical protein (CAZy:GH12; COG:G; EggNog:ENOG503P1TV): protein MKVSTLLLAAASMAQASSLIPRQRASLCELYAYWSGNGYELLNNLWGKDAATSGSQCTYLNGASNNGISWSTTWTWQGAPDNVKSYPYSGRQVAKGRKISSINRMPTSVTWRYDNENVRANVAYDVFTAADPDHPNYGGDYELMIWLARYGNVYPIGTKERTVTLAGRSWDLWVGWNGAMRVYSFVVPSGTVKSFSADVKEFFRYLESNYQYPSSQQNLIVYQVGTEAFTGGPATFTVDNFSADLQ, encoded by the exons ATGAAGgtctccaccctcctcctcgccgcggCCAGCATGGCCCAAGCCTCCAGTCTCATCCCCCGCCAGCGAGCCTCCCTCTGCGAGCTCTACGCCTACTGGTCCGGCAACGGCTACGagctcctcaacaacctctggGGCAAAGACGCGGCCACCTCTGGCTCCCAGTGCACCTACCTCAACGGCGCCTCCAACAACGGCATCTCGTGGTCCACAACCTGGACTTGGCAGGGCGCTCCCGACAACGTCAAGAGCTACCCTTACTCGGGCAGGCAGGTTGccaaggggaggaagatcaGCTCCATCAACAGGATGCCGACGAGCGTCACGTGGAGGTACGACAATGAGAATGTGAGGGCGAATGTGGCATATGATGTCTTCACGGCGGCGGATCCGGATCATCCTAATTACGGGGGGGATTATGAGTTGATGATTTG GTTGGCGAGATATGGGAATGTTTATCCCATTGGTACCAAGGAGCGGACCGTCACCCTTGCTGGGAGGTCTTGGGACTTGTGGGTGGGGTGGAACGGGGCTATGAGGGTGTACAGCTTTGTTGTTCCCTCGGGGACGGTCAAGAGCTTTAGCGCTGATGTGAAGGAGTTCTTCCGGTATTTGGAGAGCAATTACCAGTACCCGTCCAGTCAGCAGAACTTGATTG TGTACCAAGTCGGCACTGAGGCCTTTACTGGTGGTCCGGCGACTTTTACTGTCGATAACTTCTCTGCTGACTTGCAGTAG
- a CDS encoding hypothetical protein (COG:S; EggNog:ENOG503P0RS) — protein sequence MTSFSTAPRPSHASTALGVPSTWGGGSLLQPREVFQPPQLSSSSPININMAKFQILSDLHLEVSPAEQFAEHGYSAFHVEPRAPYLALLGDIGLITQRDALRKFLLIQLGKFKVVFFVAGNHEPYSSSWEEVSLFLEEMSVLVEQRRKEGEELGDFVPLGRTRYDIKGEEGEVVTVLGCTLHSYVASKYKDEVTRKLNDFYRIKGWTVKDHNKAHEADKDWLNKEVKKIEKEDAKEGKKRKVVIFTHHSPTTDRRANDAQHERVKGWEAVASAFRTDLSREKCWRSDRVKLWAFGHTHFNCDFSVDGKRVCTNQKGYGFVAGKGMSPGFDPERVVEV from the exons aTGACCTCCTTTTCCACGGCGCCAAG GCCATCCCATGCAAGCACAGCTCTTGGCGTCCCGTCCACGTGGGGCGGGGGCAGTCTGCTTCAGCCAAGAGAGGTCTTCCAACCACCGCagctctcatcatcctcccccatcaacatcaacatggcCAAATTCCAAATCCTGTCCGACTTGCACCTGGAGGTCTCACCCGCCGAGCAATTCGCAGAGCATGGCTACTCTGCCTTCCACGTTGAACCCCGCGCGCCTTACCTCGCCCTGCTCGGCGACATCGGCCTCATAACCCAACGCGATGCTTTGAGGAAGTTCCTTCTTATCCAACTTGGCAAGTTCAAAGTTGTGTTTTTTGTTGCGGGAAATCACGAGCCAtattcctcctcttgggaggaggttagtttgtttttggaggagatgtcgGTTTTGGtggagcagaggaggaaagaaggggaggagctgggagaCTTTGTACCGCTTGGTAGGACGAGATATGATATcaagggtgaggaaggggaggttgtgaCTGTGCTGGGGTGTACCCTCCACTCTTACGTGGCATCCAAGTACAAGGACGAGGTGACGAGAAAGTTGAATGACTTTTATAGGATCAAAGGGTGGACCGTGAAGGACCATAATAAAGCGCACGAGGCAGATAAAGACTGGCTTAATAaagaggtgaagaagattgagaaggaggacgcgaaggaggggaagaaaaggaaggtGGTTATTTTCACTCATCACAGCCCAACGACGGATCGGAGGGCTAATGATGCTCAGCATGAGCGTGTGAAGGGATGGGAGGCAGTGGCGAGTGCGTTTAGGACGGACCTGAGCCGTGAGAAGTGTTGGAGGAGTGACAGGGTGAAGCTCTGGGCGTTTGGACATACGCATTTTAACTGTGATTTTTCGGTAGATGGGAAGAGAGTGTGTACGAACCAAAAGGGGTACGGTTTCGTTGCCGGTAAAGGCATGTCGCCAGGCTTCGACCCTGagagggttgtggaggtcTGA
- a CDS encoding hypothetical protein (EggNog:ENOG503P5UZ): protein MPSSKGKPTDPQLREELKEEIKQEPNKSGDGKGQWAAWKGMKLAKEYEKAGGGYENEPGSKNEPKSGTPVAKSEKKKNEEMEE, encoded by the exons ATGCCAAGCAGCAAAGGAAAACCCACAGACCCACAGCTTCGAGAGGAACTCAAGGAGG AAATCAAGCAAGAACCCAATAAATCCGGCGATGGAAAGGGACAGTGGGCAGCATGGAAAGGGATGAAACTGGCTAAAGAGTACGAAAAGGCAGGCGGTGGGTATGAAAATGAGCCTGGCTCCAAAAATGAGCCCAAGTCTGGGACGCCAGTTGCGAAaagtgagaagaagaagaacgaaGAGATGGAAGAGTAA